The sequence aaagaaaaaatatatatatataatatatataagtATCATAGCATAAAAGAACATAACTATTTCACTTCGGTGTATGAAGAGTCACAACAAATGTACAACTACCTTTGCAGGGGTATGTATCCAGATAGCGGGATTAAAAAGGATGTGATCACATAATTGCTTCAGCAGAGGTGCTCCGTGAGACAATCCAtccaaatattttgcaaatgatAAAAATTGTTCCAGAACTGCTCTGGTTATATGAACTCTAGatgactgaggaaaaaaaattaaaaagaggaattagatacatatatatataaattctttGTTAATATACTTAATTTCTTAATATCAAATGATACTTAATATCAAATGATATTTTCACCGGGTTCATCTTTACAAAATACACGCAATCtcatatgtttttatttcattggataagaaaggaaacaaacatcAATAACTTATGCTTTCTAATAAAACTGATGGTCTTTCTAAGAACTATATTTTACAAAACATCAGTCAATAACTGAATAAATTcttgttctattttcttttttgtttgttttattacaaTCCAGTCAGCATTCTTCCATCCCACAGAAGAGCACCTTGAGAAAAGTGTCAGAAAACCTTAGCTCTTCTTCAGTTAGTTTATGAGTTTTATTGAAATTGAGTTTATCAATATGCAAACACATGATACTAGCAGATTTGTTATTGTTAAATTTtagtatttgaaatatttggGTTCAAAGTTTCCTCAAATTGCAGGAGACACGGAAGGCAGACTTTCACAAATTTCTTTATGtaccaagcaaacaaaaggaaccaataagaaaaaaatgccaaaaatcCTTCTATTTGCTTTCCTTAGAAAATGTTCCATATACTTTTGCTATAATGCTATAAATGCTATAAATACAGtctgaaaaaatgcagatttgttatttttagatGAGAAGTACATTTCTGAGTAATAATAGTTCAGCTGGGATACTGAGTTTCCCTTGGCTTATACACCACAAATCACAGTAAACAGTCTGAAACTAATAAgaagcaaaatattattttgatattcatgacagaaaaaaatgtatctgtCTGTCCTCCTTTAAATATTTGATCACATACAAATGAACAACAGACAATTCACAAATTATAAAATGGAGCTTGTCTAGGAATCAAAAGgacattttgttgctatgtgtaacaattgaaaataatgagaaaatacaTCTTATTGAAAAACTTCAACTAAGGAGATTATagcatttaaagaaacaaacaacaaacaaacaacaaaaacaaacaaaaaaacagcagaaagtgGCCTGAACTGTGACTGAAGTCAAACAAACACATCACCTTTGTTTGCTGATTTAACATATTGAAATAGAGCAAAAGCCTGGATTATAGCCTTGCAAAATTTAAAATTGCAGCAGGTGTCTATTAGAACGCTATAAAAACtcaatctttttatttttaaattgcatgtACAACATCCTAAATTGATTAAAATTGTCCTCTGTATATAAACCAATGTTATTTTCAAGATCATCTTTTAACACTTATTAAGTGTAGAAAAACATAGTAGCACAAAGAATAACCTTTTATATAAAACTTCAGTGAAGATAAGTTCTTTCTAGTGAAAGGATGTGTTTTCCtagttgaaaataaaataaggagcATAATGAGAGAAATTATTAATAACTGGCATTCAAGATTCAGGAcgttttttaaaatgcaagatTATCATAACTTAATCATCAGACAACACAAAACCCTAATAGTGATTCCTTCTCAAATGATTGTTACTATATTGATCATATGTTGATCAAAAATACAGTCGGAGTCATTCAAGAACATCACAGCCATAAGGTTTAACTGTAAATATTACTGCCTTAGCAATCTTAAAACAAACTATTGTCAGCTGTATTTAATTATAATGGTTTTGGGCCAGAAGGCACATAGTGGTCATCAAGCAAGCATCTGAAATAAACCTCAGCTTTGTGATAACTGCTCATCgtgtctgaaaacaaacaagcaaaaaaataccCCTTTCAATTGTTTCTCCCATAAACAAAATTATGTTACAGCTTTCCTTCTTCAAAACCCAGATCAACTATTTTATCAATTTCAGAACTAAGCCACAGaggattaatttaatttttattaacacACAAATGCCTACAGTAAACCTAAACTATGGCATGTCTGAGATATGCATGTATAAACTAGGAACAATgtaacaaaggaaaatacatttaaagtGATTCACAAAGAGCTctaaagaaaaagcattaattaGACAAACAGGATCAACTCGAGTATCATTTATTGGAATACTGGGAGATAAGAAGacaaagaagatgaaaagacTCCTGTAGACAGCTTAGAAgtattgcaaataaaaaatgttttataccACAGATATGCTAGTTCTTACAGCCaagtgactgaaaaaaacagaaagacaggagaaatacaaagaacaaaCCAAATAATACCCGTACCTTTTCAAGGAGGTAGCCAATGACTAGAAAGCCTTTTCCACCAAGCATCTGTTCTTGCATTGCTACTGAACTCTTAAGAAGCTCAACCAAGAAAGCCAATAGGGTAGCACTGCATGTAAGGAACAAGCAATTTTCATgttacaaatacagaaaaatcatttttttacACTCTCAATATTAACCATCTATTAAATTAATAGAAATAGGCTTAAGGTGGTGAACAAGCCCTTGAAAGAATTCAAATGTTACATTCCCTGTTGACAAATTTCTCCAATGCTTGTTCTTGTATTACAATAATATAAATCCCACTCCTACCACTGAGTTCATATTCAAGTAGACGGAAttggaaaaatcatttttccagCTCTCCTCATTTgactgtagaatcatagaatcaccatgGTTGCaaaatgatcatctagtcccaccatccacccatcaccaatatttcccagtAAGCTAtgttcctcagtacaacatctaaatgtttcttaaacacctccatggacagtgactccatcacctccctgggcaacctgcctGGTAACTCTCccagagaagtatttcctaacgtccagcctgaatctacccaggtgcaacttgaggccatttcctctgcGTCAACTATTTGACCATCCAGACTAATTGTGTTAAACAACAAAATATGCAGATATGCATCATCATTCCACACTTTCAATCCCCATAGTCACTAGTACACCATGGAAATGAGGCCTCAAATGGCTCTGCAAGCAACAACACCCAGCACAAACCAGTGTAACACCACCAGAGTGCAGAACTTCTATCATACTTCCAGAAGATcaagtatgaaaataaattcctgATCATTCAGGAATGCgcaaagaaacacaagaaacaCTAAGGAAATCACCCACTAGTCCATCCCAGAAGTTCCCAGTATCTGTGAGGTGTTCAGAAAGCTCCAGGagggttggaaaaaaaaaaaaaaaaaatagtgctcAGACCTCAGGGGACAGCAAGAAGGTAAAACTATGttatgaaaacaacaaacagaggTAATACATGGCAGATGAGTTCagcatgggagaaaaaaatcacaattcaTTCTTGCATAatgtgaaggaaacaaaaatatgctCATCTGTTGCCGAAAACCcggaggaaaaggggaaagaaaaaaacttttgtgatagaaagataatattttacattattttgcaaatagTTAAAAAAAGTGACATAAATGCACTTTGCtgacttaaaaatgaaaaaatgtcatGCTTCTTTTTCTAAGAATAAAATACTCCTAATAATTCCTAACTGTGTAGACAAGTATCTGTAACCATAAGGTTCTCATGCAGGTGGTGGACAAGACAGGGGTCAAAATTGTAGCATTTCCAActatgaaataaaggaaatgtcCAACTCGCATTTTATAAATTTCAATTTTACACAGGTTATCTAGGTAGGTAAAGGTTCCCTTGATATCCAAACACAATCTTcaagactgaaataaatgttgatATTGGTTAATCCATGTCAGTACCAAAAACAAATTAACATGCTGAGGAAAAGAGGACCCTATACGGTGAGCAAGGCTGGCATGCAAAAAGTAGATTGTAGACAAAGGACATGCTGTGAATGTGAAACAGTGCCTTGTCTTGCTTCATTGCTGGATGGTCGCAATAATCAGTCTAAAAATCACAAAGAGATTTCTCCACAACGTGTCAGTAGTAAAAGAATACAGATAACATCCACTTGCAGAATTCAAAACAGCCTGACAAATTGTCACATCAATTTCAAAACAGATTATAtgcaacattttttccttaacatGATAGAAAGTTTCTActgtatttgttatttaaaaataaggcaCCCATAATTTTTTCAAACATGGCTATCCATGAGAAGCTCATGTAAATTTTGGAATATTTGTATTTAGAAAAATTCTAGAAAGTTGAATAGGTCAAAGAAAACATCATATCAGTGATACTTACTTTCTTACTTTGTGAGTAGCTCTATGACTTAGAAGAATGATCCACTATGCATAAAGTTAAGAAACAGAATAGAGTTGTGGGACTAGGACCTAAACTACAACAGTGAACACTACTAATATTATATTGAAAAGTCAAAAATtactattaaaatatatttaaaagatttttatacCATGAGCATGCCACTAGACTTAAGTTAATGGGTTTTACTTTCACTTCTATGAATGATACTCCAAAAGCCTGTTCAATTGCTTTACAATTTATTTGTCCGTTCTATGAACTTAAATGTAAACTTATGGACTGGAGTTATTTGTATCTCATATTAACATAATTTCTTCACAATGGTAAGAAATTCTGATACGACTCCAAATGTAAATTCTAAGGAATAAGGACACactaaaatacagattttctgtatttgcttctttttaattatGCATAAAACATACCAGCCAACTCTGAAATAATCAATGGCCTGATTAACTCAGTTAATATTTAACCATGCTACAGACAGAGAAATACACGAGCTGGTTCTATGCAAGTAAGACTCAACGAACAAAGTTTTTTAATTCAGAACCCAAATGTCATCTTGAAGATTTTAGCTATTCTTAATGGCATTTGACACATTAGCTCTGTACAGAACTACCATAACTGTCACTGCAATGTGATGCCAATGTTACTAGTTTCAGGGAAATTTATTAATTCAGCCAATATCTTTGTGAATGTactatgactttttttttaagtccaaaACGGCTTTGAACATCTTTGAAATCAGCTATCCAAAGACAACCCAAGCCAACTCTGCAAAGATTCATTTCAGGAATGTCAGATGTAACTCAAGCTACGCTCTTCATCCTTTTGCATTAGCCAAGACTGCCACCATACCACCATAAACAACAGAATTCACTGGAGTATATATTAATTCAACTCTTGGGATAGCACGTGTGAATGCATCATTACGccttcaagcactgaagtaAAAAACTTCAAGTACCAGAAAAAGCAGTTAAGGAGAACAGCCTGACATTCACACAGAGGCACAATGTTTGAGGTGAATACTGTATGGCACAACAGCACTGATGAAAATTAGCACTGTAATTAAATACAGCTAGCATTTGGTCCGCATCATTATGCATGAAATGAAGTAATTAAATACACCTTACAAATTTTAACTGATACAAGGACTTTAAAATCAAAAAGGAAGGGCTTTAAAATTCTCATTCTCATAGGATGCTGAAGCTATCACTACctgaagaaaatgatgaaagagaGGCAGAAAACAGATTACATGCTTAGTCTCATTTTATTCCCTGAAATCTTCCATGTACTTGTTTCAAGTGAAATTTCTGTTTTGGAGGAGGAAGAATGGAATGAAACTGCACTAAATAACAGCTATTGCATGAAACAGTAATTTTTACATGTCATGTTATCTATACCTTATGCTGGAAAGCATTCAATCTGCCTGAATAGACCGAGCAGTAAAAAATTCTCAGATATGCATTCCTTGGTGCCTTCAAATTTTCTCCTCTGCATGCTCAGACTGACTGCATGCAAACatgtaagtatatatatttatacatataaagGTGCAATACATTCATAATCACAATGGATTTTTTCTCCTCAACATTGCATTCTAAGGATTTAGTCTGCCTGCCTAATTTAGAGGATTGTACCCAGAACTTTTAACATGTTCCTACGGATAATCCATTTATGTAATCATTTTGAAACCTGAAAGTAAATTTAACCTGAAGATTTTAAACACAATNNNNNNNNNNNNNNNNNNNNNNNNNNNNNNNNNNNNNNNNNNNNNNNNNNNNNNNNNNNNNNNNNNNNNNNNNNNNNNNNNNNNNNNNNNNNNNNNNNNNcatccctggatgtgtttaaaaaccgtttggatgtggtgctcaaggacaagatttagcagagggttgttagagttagggtaggatggcTAGCAtgtgattggacttgatgacctttaaggtcttttccaacctgagcaattctttgattctatgattctatcattgACAACAGCATTAAATCTTTTTTGAAATATGCATGAGATCCCATCTTTAGTTTGTTGGGTATTTTTTTGCCTCCCTTCACTTCATTTGAGTAAGACACGATTACTACATTCTGATAAGATAGGGAACTGACTGTAAgcatatttttagaaaaaattaAGTTAGCATAGCCATTCTCATACAACTTGTTCCCTTTAGGATACAACTATATACATTTTCCATGACACTTGCAATAATGGAATCATAATCATACCAGAACAGAGTAGCTTTTTATAAAGTCAATAGTGCTGTAGTTGCAACAGTATCTTTGATGTCTGGCGCTCAAACTACCATGAAAACCAACTACCTACTTGGGTGGCCAgccttaaaaacaaaccaaaccaaacgGTGTTTTCAGTGGTCTCAAAGCTGTTGTAATCAAATCTAAAGTGTTCATATATGCTGCAAATCTAACTGTAATTTTATCACTGTTCTTTACTTATGAAAATGACAATCCTTGGTTAGAATTATCGGATGCTTTAGGTTGGAACAGATCCTTAAAGACAGCTATTTCCAAtccattttcagtatttaataCATGTTTCtactaaaaaaacccacaaacttTTAACTTCATTTGTACAGAAATTACGTAATGATGGACACCTTACAGTTCATTGGATATTTCAAAACATGTAAAGAAGTGATTTAAAGATTATGACAATTTTGGTGATTACACTGTTAATAACTTTTTTTGAGAAAACTGTTTAAAAGAGATATTATTTGCTTAAACAAACTCATTGTAGTTTATCAAGGATTTTAGTGGGAAATAATGCAATTTAAGTAACACACGGAGAATCAAATGAGGTAAATAAGTTTAGGAGTTGTGCTTTGGACGTGTACTCAGTTTCTACACAATTTGCAAATACAAATGATCTGTTAGGAATTTTCTGTCAACGTAAGGAtgaagcattttgaaaatatttcaattttcctATCCtataatgtttttataaaagTTCGTTGAGGTTTATATATAAGTTCTAATCCTAACATATAGTTACAGGCTTGAGGAGTTTTTATAATTCAAGTATTGTAGGCAGAATTCATCAAAGAAGCTGAAGGACAGAATAGTCATAAGGTTACACAAACAGAATGTTTGACAGTAGTATGAAATTATTGAAGACATCTTACTAACTCAGTGTTTATTTGTATATATCACTGCATAGCAAATGAAtgctttcagttgctttttactctgtaataaaaaaaacaataatttcaaaataaaaactattcactcctttttcttgttcttgtcCATTCTCTCCCATTTATCAGTTTGAATGTTATTAACAGTCTTTATTTTAACACCACAAATAAGTTCCTATCAATATTCCTATCAAGAGTTTTCAGGACTTGTTCTTTATTACACAGaatacaaacacagaaacatctTCGCAATGCTTGATATTCCGTCCCTGATGTGATGAGCAATTTCAtagttttgaaaaatgcttACAAGATAACTCTATGCATTTCTTATAATTGTTACCTAGGGAAAGTTTTGAGTTCTATCTGCTCTCctgttcagaagaaaagttATTTCCATTGAAGAGAGACTGAGAGGAGAGACTTTAGAACCCACTAGTCAGCGTAACCAATAATAAGTTTCAGGGCAACTCTGAAACTTTGTGATTATATGGTATATACTATAAAGCAccaagaaaagcagtttttgtaAGTAATGGCTGTTCCACATTTTCAGGAGGCCTGCCTGACTCTCAAAtcctagaagaaaaatagtgtTGTGCATTATGGATATTATAGTAAGATAGTTAATTTGTTAAGACAATCAAGTTTTTCACTCAATAACATTCTCAAAAGCAATCTTTGATTACTTCCTAGAGTCTATCAACAGTTCTAAtgttaaattaattttgttctgcagaaacagaaagaatcCCTAAAAAGAAAGTAGGTATCTCTTCTTTTAGTGATGATCTCTGGTCTGGAACTCAAATCacagtttttcttccactttcccTAAATTAACTCCTTTGCTTGGATTTAATGTGGTGAATATTTATGGCAGCATTTCTGTATAGGAAGGAGAAAGTGTTATACTAAAGTGCTATAAGACAAACTACATTGAGAATGGTCCAgcgagaggaaaaaaacactttcatgTGTATCCCGTAACAAAATAGAGATATTTCTAATCTTACAAGACATGCTAATAAGAGGCTTAAAACAGAATTCTATAAGCAATAATTAATCTGCCTACATAAAATAAGGGAAATAGATGAgagattcttcttttttttttttttattttttttttttaattaaagcatgCACAACCAcaacaattattttttacacagatgtaaaagataagaaattttcaaagcaaattggCTTGCAGGATGGACACCTGTCATACTACGCAGGAAATATACTTCAAAAATCTCTCAGACCTCAAACTGGTAATGTATTCAGAAGTAAAGAAGAGTGATTATATGAGATGTGTATAGCTATAGCACTTGAAAGTTACCTGGGTTGTGGTAGTGGTCTGGATCTTCCGTATCTCCTTTCCTGCTTCTTTACCATCATCAGATCTTTCTGTATCTGATATTATACTTCCTGCATCAACATTAGGTACAGTTTTGCTACCAGAAGATTCTGTCTCAAGAGTTGTGGCAGTCATTTCAGCATATTCTAATCCTTTAGATGAGGAAGCCAACTCCCTCTCAGAAATACTACTCATTCCATCTGAAGTTGTGTGAATCTTGAACTCCTTGTCCTCTATTATACTTGAAGTACATGTTATATCTACACTACCCGTCATATGTGCAAGTAATCCCAAATCATCATTTACACCAAGATGCATCTGTGTGTCTTGCACATTAGGAATAGAAATATGATTACTTGAAAGTTCAGGTAGAAGTTTCTCCTCCTGACTAGGTATTTTGTCAAAGAGAAATGAGGTACTGTTAGTAGAAGGTTCATCTTTCTCATCAGCCAGAGTTATTAATGGACCATtatctttttcctcattcttcttAATAATACCTACACTTCCATGAACATTGTTTTGGAGCTTCTCAACAGCAGCACTATATACATTATCTAGAAGTGATTCAACTTCTACAAGTGCACCATTTTCTCCAGTTACTAGTGTCTCTGGTGATAAATCCATATCATCAAGTTTTACTTCAGTAGCTTCTACCTTTTCAGCTTTTATATCAACTAAAAGGTCATGAACTTCTACATGCACTCCTCCTCCTGGTCTCTCAGCACTTCCAAGTACATCATCAGACACCTTTGTGGCCATGAGCAAGTCCCTCGTATCAGTACTGACAGGGTAATCTGTTTCACTTTCTGGACTTTGGCTTTGTGAAAGGTCTTCTATCTCTCGGATTTCCATTCCACCTTTTGCTCCTGTTGTCTGAGATGAAAGACCTGAGATAGTGCTTACATTACCCTTCTTCccctttttatgttttcttcctcttgcctTTGATACTCTTCATACATTTTTGCTAGGTACTCCTTGTGAGCCTCATATGTGAccttaagaaagaagagattatGTGGATGAATACATGCTGTATCACACTGGACAAAAATTAACAAGAATCTAACAAATGCCACCTTGACATGTACGGAGATAGCCACCAGGTGGCACCAAATCACTTTAAATCTTAATACATTACTAGTCCCTGTGAGGGAGTTACCGGTATATAAAAACATCCAATCGTTTCTTACCTTGGAATGAGCTATAGAAAGAGTATCCACCCACACTCTCCAGCCTCCCCATTCATATTTTATTGCATGATACAAGAGAATACGGAATATGTTGTAAACCATCTCTGTGATCTTCTGCTCTTCAGAATTCTTAGGGTTAATGTATCCCAGAGAAAACATCCAGTCCTGCCACACTGAACACTGAAGTAAACATCTAAAGTGAAATAATTAGGTCAAAATATATCCAAAGAaagcttctttattttaatattatgaTGGTTAAAACAGGAGAAAAGTAACATGGTGCAtctactctgaaagtaattccAATGATAAGAGAAAACCTAGAAAATACATCAGGGtcaataaaaatttaaattatgttcttaAAGGAATAACCAAATACTATTTGTGGGATAAGGAAAAGTTACCACAGACAtattacattaatttttataAATTCCATTTAAACTGTATACAACCCTACATACAATATAACAGATTGCTATTACTCACAAGAGAACGATGAGAAAATACTGTCCACAGTGACATACCTTCTGTTTTCACGGCTATTACTAAAGAGTTTTATCATATCAGACAAGAATAAACGTCGAACTTCCATCAGCTCTGCACTTGGTGTGGAGTTTTTTAACAGTGTTGCCACC is a genomic window of Meleagris gallopavo isolate NT-WF06-2002-E0010 breed Aviagen turkey brand Nicholas breeding stock chromosome 1, Turkey_5.1, whole genome shotgun sequence containing:
- the LOC104917557 gene encoding neurobeachin-like, whose protein sequence is MEIREIEDLSQSQSPESETDYPVSTDTRDLLMATKVSDDVLGSAERPGGGVHVEVHDLLVDIKAEKVEATEVKLDDMDLSPETLVTGENGALVEVESLLDNVYSAAVEKLQNNVHGSVGIIKKNEEKDNGPLITLADEKDEPSTNSTSFLFDKIPSQEEKLLPELSSNHISIPNVQDTQMHLGVNDDLGLLAHMTGSVDITCTSSIIEDKEFKIHTTSDGMSSISERELASSSKGLEYAEMTATTLETESSGSKTVPNVDAGSIISDTERSDDGKEAGKEIRKIQTTTTTQVTFKCYSYTHLI